A region of Kineosporia sp. NBRC 101731 DNA encodes the following proteins:
- a CDS encoding alpha/beta hydrolase encodes MLAADLYGTSDHRPPLVLLHGLTYDRRQWEPTLKELAQIDPGRRVLVVDAPGHGESPTPDSFASATLTALLHETIEDAGLVDPVVVGHSMGGVLATRYATTHPTRGVINIDQPLLVGPFAEFLRSVEPTLRGPDYLQVWNSLLAGMHIDLLPASAQEMVRTQTTPRQDLILGYWQELLGSDVPAELNAGMRRDLETLRAASVGYHFISGSDPAPEYLSWLEAIRPDVVVTVWPDSGHFPHLAHPARLAALLAAPRSGE; translated from the coding sequence ATGCTTGCCGCAGATCTGTACGGGACGTCCGACCATCGCCCCCCGCTGGTGCTCCTGCACGGCCTCACCTACGACCGGCGGCAGTGGGAGCCGACGCTGAAGGAGCTCGCCCAGATCGATCCCGGTCGCCGGGTCCTGGTGGTCGACGCCCCCGGCCACGGTGAGTCGCCCACCCCGGATTCCTTCGCCTCGGCCACTCTCACGGCTCTCCTGCACGAGACGATTGAAGACGCGGGTCTCGTCGATCCGGTGGTCGTCGGGCACTCGATGGGTGGGGTGCTGGCCACCCGCTACGCCACCACCCATCCCACCCGCGGCGTCATCAATATTGATCAGCCGCTCCTGGTCGGGCCTTTCGCCGAGTTTCTGCGCTCGGTCGAGCCGACCCTGCGGGGCCCCGACTATCTACAGGTGTGGAACTCCCTGCTGGCCGGTATGCACATCGACCTCTTGCCCGCGTCGGCGCAGGAGATGGTGCGCACGCAGACCACCCCGCGGCAAGACCTGATCCTCGGCTACTGGCAGGAGCTCCTGGGATCCGACGTACCGGCCGAGCTGAACGCCGGGATGCGCCGCGACCTGGAGACCCTGCGCGCCGCCTCGGTCGGCTACCACTTCATCAGCGGCAGTGACCCGGCGCCGGAATACCTGAGCTGGCTGGAAGCGATTCGGCCCGATGTCGTGGTGACGGTTTGGCCGGACAGCGGCCATTTTCCGCACCTGGCGCATCCCGCCCGCCTGGCCGCGCTGCTCGCCGCCCCGCGGTCCGGGGAATGA
- a CDS encoding SDR family oxidoreductase — MNSTQQTALVTGGNKGIGFETARQLAQQGFTVWLGCRDQGRGEAAVRELAPDGDVRFVRLDVTDEASVRAAAAHIGDTSGALDVLINNAGIVVGEGEGHVSTVRAETIQQIFDVNFYGTLRVTQAFLPLVQKARAGRIMNVSSSMGSLTTITDPTQPWGQMPAFGYSSSKSLLNALTGWLGNELAGSSVKVNSVCPGYNSTDLNGHQGTQHPSQGAKVVVHAATLPDDGPSGRFFDVNGTVGW, encoded by the coding sequence ATGAACAGCACGCAGCAGACAGCGCTCGTCACGGGCGGCAACAAGGGCATCGGGTTCGAGACCGCTCGCCAGCTCGCCCAGCAGGGGTTTACGGTCTGGCTGGGGTGCCGGGATCAGGGGCGGGGCGAGGCTGCGGTCCGGGAACTGGCTCCGGACGGGGACGTTCGGTTCGTCCGCCTCGACGTGACCGATGAGGCGAGCGTCCGGGCCGCCGCCGCGCACATCGGCGACACCAGCGGAGCGCTCGATGTCCTGATCAACAACGCGGGCATCGTGGTCGGTGAGGGCGAAGGCCATGTCAGCACGGTCCGGGCGGAGACGATCCAGCAGATCTTCGACGTGAATTTCTACGGCACCCTGCGGGTCACCCAGGCCTTCCTGCCACTCGTGCAGAAGGCCCGGGCCGGGCGCATCATGAACGTGAGCAGCAGCATGGGGTCACTCACCACCATCACCGACCCCACCCAGCCATGGGGGCAGATGCCGGCCTTCGGCTACTCCTCGTCGAAATCCTTGCTCAACGCGCTCACCGGCTGGCTCGGCAACGAACTCGCCGGATCTTCGGTCAAAGTGAACTCGGTGTGCCCGGGGTACAACTCCACCGACCTGAACGGCCATCAGGGCACGCAGCATCCCTCGCAGGGGGCGAAGGTCGTCGTGCACGCCGCCACACTGCCGGACGACGGCCCTAGCGGCCGCTTCTTCGACGTCAACGGCACGGTGGGCTGGTAG
- a CDS encoding nucleotidyl transferase AbiEii/AbiGii toxin family protein, with protein MKGGALLAAYGARRPTRDVDLRADRIGNDTETVLDLIREIAEIEIDDGLHYDATGAEAELIRDEDQYAGVRVTMGCALATARLRFHVDVNVGDPVWPKPGLVEVPRLLGGVIMVTGYPLSMVLAEKVVTALQRGTVNTRWRDFADIYLLTGSREVDGAEFTRSMQIVAEYRSVEVESLSRVLAGYGALGQVRWAAWVRKQRLDDRLPRDFASVVDAVVRFSDPALGSEVIDKKWNPSEQVWSAQIWRGTSP; from the coding sequence TTGAAGGGCGGTGCGTTGCTGGCTGCCTACGGTGCTCGTCGGCCGACCCGGGATGTGGATCTCCGCGCGGACAGGATCGGGAATGACACCGAGACCGTTCTCGATCTGATCCGTGAGATCGCCGAGATCGAGATCGACGATGGACTGCACTACGACGCAACCGGCGCCGAGGCGGAGCTGATTCGAGACGAAGATCAGTACGCGGGGGTCCGGGTGACGATGGGGTGCGCGCTGGCAACGGCCCGGTTGCGCTTTCACGTCGATGTGAACGTCGGTGATCCGGTGTGGCCGAAGCCTGGTCTGGTGGAGGTCCCACGCCTGCTGGGTGGTGTGATCATGGTGACGGGGTATCCGTTGAGCATGGTCCTGGCTGAAAAGGTCGTGACCGCGCTGCAACGGGGAACGGTGAATACCCGGTGGCGCGACTTCGCAGACATCTACCTGCTCACGGGGAGCCGGGAAGTGGACGGGGCCGAATTCACGCGGTCGATGCAGATCGTTGCCGAGTATCGTTCTGTGGAAGTGGAATCGCTGAGCCGGGTCCTGGCTGGGTACGGGGCGCTGGGGCAGGTTCGCTGGGCGGCCTGGGTGAGGAAACAAAGACTCGACGACCGGTTACCCCGTGACTTCGCTTCGGTGGTGGACGCGGTCGTGCGGTTCTCTGATCCTGCTTTGGGTTCCGAAGTTATTGATAAGAAATGGAACCCCAGCGAACAGGTCTGGTCGGCACAGATCTGGCGAGGGACGTCGCCGTAG
- a CDS encoding type IV toxin-antitoxin system AbiEi family antitoxin domain-containing protein: protein MRLGHNVEGGADGGRQQAQASGEWRRVLGTLPATFTYAQARSGGLSKRGLSRLREAGQIEALGRGLYRQAGGEMADLGLIAIAVKAPLATLCLSTALVRHGLSDAIPAAPDVALPRGVRSPVVYSPVAWHHFDRATFDVGREMISVDATTSIGLYSAERSIVDAFRLRGTEGPELGYEALRRWVRRADAQPQKLLVVAGNWPRVLPSVRHALEVLL from the coding sequence ATGCGCTTAGGTCACAACGTCGAGGGCGGGGCTGATGGTGGGCGTCAGCAAGCTCAAGCGTCCGGTGAATGGCGCCGGGTGCTGGGCACATTGCCTGCAACGTTCACCTATGCCCAGGCGCGATCGGGAGGGCTGAGCAAGCGTGGTCTGTCTCGCTTGCGCGAGGCCGGCCAGATCGAGGCGCTGGGCCGGGGCCTGTACCGGCAGGCCGGTGGTGAAATGGCTGACCTCGGGCTGATCGCCATTGCGGTGAAAGCCCCATTGGCGACGTTGTGCTTGAGTACGGCGCTGGTCCGGCACGGACTGTCAGACGCGATTCCGGCTGCGCCGGATGTGGCTCTGCCTCGGGGGGTCAGATCACCGGTTGTATATTCCCCAGTGGCCTGGCACCACTTCGACCGAGCAACGTTTGATGTGGGGCGGGAAATGATATCTGTCGATGCGACGACGTCTATCGGCTTGTACAGCGCTGAGCGCAGCATCGTTGATGCGTTTCGGCTACGCGGCACCGAGGGGCCGGAATTGGGGTACGAGGCGCTACGCCGATGGGTGCGTCGAGCGGATGCCCAACCACAGAAGTTGTTGGTCGTAGCCGGTAATTGGCCAAGGGTCCTGCCCTCAGTCCGTCATGCTCTGGAGGTGCTGTTATGA
- a CDS encoding SDR family NAD(P)-dependent oxidoreductase, with protein MDAKNSTQQTALVTGGNKGIGFETARQLAQRGFTVWLGAGIKGGARLRPGLRRFSRSST; from the coding sequence ATGGATGCCAAGAACAGCACGCAGCAGACAGCGCTCGTCACGGGCGGCAACAAGGGCATCGGGTTCGAGACCGCTCGCCAGCTCGCCCAGCGGGGGTTCACGGTCTGGCTGGGTGCCGGGATCAAGGGCGGGGCGAGGCTGCGGCCCGGGCTGAGACGATTCAGCAGATCTTCGACGTGA
- a CDS encoding SDR family NAD(P)-dependent oxidoreductase, translated as MTGLFGRQQRTRFPSGQVAAVTGAASGIGRAIALRLAASGVALTLADTDGPGLNAVAAEIRSAGGKVEHRTVDVRRAAEVNAWADESVASFGTVTMVWNVAGIINAGSVVDSTVEDLALLMDVDFWGVVHVTKAFLPHLIGAGGGHVVNVSSAFGLISAPGYSGYNAAKAAVRGWSDALRQEMHSTGTGVAVTAVYPGGIRTPIMRNATSAAGPDDARRRREFFDRHVARTDPDRAADTIIRAVAARRSRVLVGPDAYVADALARLTATGYEHLIRKPPRPRW; from the coding sequence ATGACAGGCCTTTTCGGGAGGCAACAGAGGACGAGGTTCCCGAGCGGCCAGGTGGCCGCGGTCACGGGGGCGGCATCGGGTATCGGCCGGGCGATCGCCCTGCGCCTGGCCGCTTCCGGCGTCGCTCTCACCCTCGCCGATACCGACGGGCCCGGCCTGAACGCGGTGGCCGCCGAGATCCGTTCCGCCGGAGGAAAGGTGGAGCATCGCACGGTTGATGTACGTCGGGCCGCCGAGGTGAACGCGTGGGCGGACGAATCCGTTGCGTCGTTCGGCACGGTGACCATGGTCTGGAACGTCGCCGGTATCATCAACGCCGGCAGCGTGGTCGACTCCACCGTCGAAGACCTCGCATTGCTGATGGACGTCGACTTCTGGGGCGTCGTCCACGTCACCAAAGCCTTCCTCCCGCACCTCATCGGCGCCGGAGGAGGGCACGTCGTCAATGTCTCCAGCGCCTTCGGCCTGATCAGCGCACCCGGTTACAGCGGGTACAACGCCGCGAAAGCCGCCGTCCGCGGCTGGAGCGACGCACTGCGCCAGGAAATGCATTCCACCGGAACGGGAGTGGCTGTGACCGCGGTCTATCCGGGCGGGATCCGCACCCCGATCATGCGGAACGCCACCAGCGCGGCCGGTCCCGACGACGCCCGACGCCGACGGGAGTTCTTCGACCGGCATGTGGCCCGCACCGACCCGGACCGGGCGGCCGACACCATCATTCGGGCGGTGGCCGCCCGGCGCAGCCGCGTACTGGTGGGCCCGGACGCCTATGTCGCCGACGCCCTGGCCCGGCTCACCGCCACAGGGTACGAGCACCTGATCAGAAAGCCGCCCCGACCGCGTTGGTGA
- a CDS encoding helix-turn-helix transcriptional regulator, whose product MDDNRLGEFLRARREQVDPGAVGLPRAGRRRTPGLRRDELAFLAGVSSYYYARLEQGRDRNPSSAVLDALARVLQLDEQASLHLHGLTGPVPSRRRRVKPETISPELGSMMDGWTSHAAVIVGRFRDVLAATQLATLLNPGFAVGQNLLRSTFLDPGARDVYPDWETVAAGSVAGLRASAGLDLDDPRLTALVGELSLKSDDFRRLWARHDVHEKTSGTKRFGNPMVGPLDLSYVSFTVNGAEGQSLHVFFPSPGSPAEQALALLSTLSTPAVTSAPRAQEKKA is encoded by the coding sequence GTGGACGACAACCGACTCGGCGAGTTCCTGCGGGCCCGGCGCGAGCAGGTCGACCCGGGGGCGGTCGGGCTGCCCCGCGCCGGCCGGCGTCGCACACCCGGCCTGCGGCGCGACGAACTGGCCTTCCTGGCCGGCGTGAGCAGCTACTACTACGCGCGCCTGGAACAGGGCCGCGACCGCAACCCCTCCTCCGCCGTGCTCGACGCCCTCGCCCGCGTGCTCCAGCTCGACGAACAGGCGTCCCTCCATCTCCACGGCCTGACCGGCCCCGTGCCGTCCCGGCGGCGCCGGGTGAAGCCGGAGACCATCTCCCCGGAGCTGGGGTCGATGATGGACGGGTGGACGAGCCACGCGGCGGTGATCGTCGGTCGCTTTCGCGACGTGCTCGCCGCCACCCAGCTGGCCACCCTGCTGAACCCGGGATTCGCCGTCGGGCAGAACCTGCTGCGCAGCACCTTCCTCGATCCCGGCGCCCGCGATGTCTACCCCGACTGGGAGACCGTGGCCGCCGGATCGGTCGCCGGCCTGCGCGCCAGCGCCGGTCTCGACCTGGACGACCCCCGCCTCACCGCCCTGGTCGGCGAGCTCTCCCTCAAGAGCGACGACTTCCGCCGGCTGTGGGCCCGCCACGACGTCCACGAGAAAACCTCCGGCACGAAGCGTTTCGGCAACCCCATGGTCGGCCCCCTGGACCTGTCCTACGTCAGCTTCACCGTCAACGGAGCCGAGGGGCAGTCCCTGCACGTCTTCTTCCCCAGCCCGGGCAGTCCGGCCGAGCAGGCACTCGCCCTGCTGTCGACCCTGTCGACGCCTGCGGTTACCTCGGCGCCGCGTGCCCAGGAAAAGAAAGCATGA
- a CDS encoding aldo/keto reductase, which yields MKYRRLGDSALEVSEVALGSWLTFAGGIEKDRVVATTEAAFDAGITFFDTANMYGRGAAEETWGEILSKHPRDSYVLATKVWGRMSDTDAGLSGAQIARQIDASLSRLRTDHVDLYQAHRFDTSVPIEETVEALQLVVQQGKARYLGFSEWTPAQIRAAIDLAGPELFVSSQPQYSMLWRSPEAEVFGVCEAAGIGQIVWSPLAQGLLTGKYLPGRPVPAGSRFASESMSFAQDIVWSEQALEAVQRLVPVAHEAGLSLPEMALAWALRRSELSAVIIGASRPEQVHANAAASGIELTPETLDQIDAALGDVPVTGPRLAMYAQEGVLHR from the coding sequence ATGAAGTACCGCCGACTGGGTGACTCCGCGCTGGAGGTCTCCGAGGTTGCCCTGGGGTCGTGGCTGACCTTCGCGGGTGGCATCGAGAAGGACCGGGTGGTCGCCACGACCGAGGCCGCGTTCGACGCCGGCATAACATTTTTCGATACCGCCAACATGTACGGACGCGGTGCGGCCGAAGAGACCTGGGGCGAGATCCTGTCGAAGCACCCCCGGGACTCGTACGTGCTGGCCACGAAGGTGTGGGGACGGATGTCCGACACCGATGCGGGGCTGTCGGGGGCGCAGATCGCCCGGCAGATCGACGCGTCGCTGAGCCGTTTGCGCACCGACCACGTGGATCTGTACCAGGCACATCGCTTCGACACGAGCGTGCCGATCGAGGAGACCGTCGAGGCCCTGCAACTCGTGGTGCAGCAGGGCAAGGCCCGTTACCTGGGTTTCAGCGAATGGACGCCCGCACAGATCCGGGCGGCGATCGACCTGGCCGGTCCCGAGCTGTTCGTGTCGTCGCAGCCGCAGTACTCGATGCTGTGGCGCTCCCCCGAGGCCGAGGTGTTCGGCGTGTGCGAAGCGGCGGGGATCGGGCAGATCGTCTGGTCGCCCCTGGCCCAGGGGCTTCTCACGGGCAAATACCTTCCGGGACGCCCGGTGCCCGCCGGTTCCCGGTTCGCCAGCGAGTCGATGAGTTTCGCCCAGGACATCGTCTGGAGCGAGCAGGCCCTGGAGGCGGTGCAGAGACTGGTGCCCGTGGCTCACGAGGCCGGGCTGAGCCTGCCCGAGATGGCCCTGGCCTGGGCCCTGCGCAGGTCCGAGCTGTCCGCCGTGATCATCGGCGCCTCCCGCCCCGAGCAGGTGCACGCCAACGCCGCGGCCTCGGGCATCGAGCTCACCCCCGAGACCCTCGACCAGATCGACGCCGCGCTCGGCGACGTGCCGGTCACAGGGCCGCGCCTGGCGATGTACGCCCAGGAGGGTGTGCTGCACCGCTGA
- a CDS encoding VOC family protein, translating to MSVTTTVHLNFRGQAREALEFYRSVFGGQLVLVTHAQSYGTTDPQEADLIGWGQVQSEDGFHVMAFDVPAARPYDAGIDPLFVSIRGTDEDELRRHWDALAQDATIKAPLEPSAWAPLYGMLTDRFGVTWVFDITVAYQG from the coding sequence GTGAGCGTCACCACCACCGTGCACCTGAACTTCCGCGGCCAGGCCCGGGAGGCGCTGGAGTTCTACCGGTCCGTCTTCGGGGGCCAGCTGGTTCTGGTCACCCACGCCCAGTCGTACGGCACGACCGACCCGCAGGAGGCCGACCTGATCGGCTGGGGCCAAGTGCAGTCCGAGGACGGCTTCCACGTCATGGCTTTCGACGTGCCCGCGGCCCGGCCGTACGACGCCGGCATCGACCCGCTGTTCGTGTCGATCCGGGGCACCGACGAGGACGAGCTGCGCCGCCACTGGGACGCCCTGGCCCAGGACGCCACGATCAAGGCTCCGCTGGAGCCCTCCGCCTGGGCGCCGCTGTACGGGATGCTCACCGACCGGTTCGGCGTGACCTGGGTGTTCGACATCACCGTGGCGTACCAGGGCTGA
- a CDS encoding aldo/keto reductase family oxidoreductase: MNMSPTSLPGGTWTLGDLTVTRFGYGAMQLTGPWVMGPPADHDGALAVLREVVEAGITHIDTADAYGPHITNSLIREALHPYADFLHIVTKVGADRDEKGGWPPARKPDQLRKAVHDNLDRLGLETLDLVNLRLGNAEGTLPGSIAEPFETLVELQQQGLIRHLGISNARPEQVAQAQSIAPIVCVQNMYNLAYRQDDELIDRLAAENIAYVPFFPLGGFSPLQSEALSAVATRLDATPMSVALAWLLQRSPNILLIPGTKSVAHLHENISGAGLSFTADDLAELDKIG; the protein is encoded by the coding sequence ATGAACATGTCCCCCACTTCACTTCCCGGCGGCACCTGGACCCTGGGCGACCTCACCGTCACCCGTTTCGGCTACGGCGCCATGCAACTCACCGGACCCTGGGTCATGGGACCGCCCGCCGACCACGACGGCGCGCTCGCCGTGCTGCGCGAGGTCGTCGAGGCAGGCATCACCCACATCGACACCGCCGACGCCTACGGACCGCACATCACCAACAGCCTGATCCGCGAGGCCCTGCACCCCTACGCCGATTTCCTGCACATCGTCACCAAGGTCGGCGCCGACCGCGACGAGAAGGGCGGCTGGCCCCCGGCCCGAAAGCCCGACCAGCTGCGCAAGGCCGTGCACGACAACCTCGACCGGCTCGGCCTGGAAACCCTCGACCTCGTCAACCTCCGGCTCGGCAACGCCGAGGGCACCCTGCCCGGCTCCATCGCCGAGCCCTTCGAGACCCTCGTCGAACTCCAGCAGCAGGGCCTGATCCGGCACCTCGGCATCAGCAACGCCCGGCCCGAACAGGTGGCGCAGGCCCAGTCGATCGCCCCCATCGTCTGCGTGCAGAACATGTACAACCTCGCCTACCGCCAGGACGACGAACTGATCGACCGGCTCGCCGCCGAGAACATCGCCTACGTGCCCTTCTTCCCGCTCGGCGGCTTCAGCCCCCTGCAGTCGGAAGCCCTCTCGGCCGTGGCCACCCGCCTCGACGCGACGCCCATGTCCGTCGCCCTGGCCTGGCTGCTGCAGCGTTCGCCGAACATCCTGCTGATCCCCGGCACCAAGTCGGTGGCCCACCTGCACGAGAACATCTCCGGCGCGGGACTTTCGTTCACCGCCGACGACCTGGCCGAGCTGGACAAGATCGGCTGA
- a CDS encoding helix-turn-helix domain-containing protein yields the protein MATTTAAQKKADAKAEYDAFLATCPSQKLLDRISDKWVTLVLSALANNGWHDPGDACGGGSRVMRYSELSRTLAGVSQKMLTQTLRNLERDGLVTRTVTPTVPVTVSYELTELGLSLQQMIRGLKRWAEVHMDDVVANRESYDHAK from the coding sequence ATGGCCACGACGACGGCGGCTCAGAAGAAGGCGGATGCCAAGGCCGAGTACGACGCCTTCCTGGCGACCTGCCCCAGTCAGAAGCTGCTGGACCGGATCTCCGACAAGTGGGTCACGCTGGTGCTGAGTGCGCTGGCCAACAACGGCTGGCACGATCCGGGTGACGCCTGCGGGGGTGGGTCGCGGGTGATGCGGTACTCGGAACTGTCGCGCACGCTGGCGGGTGTCAGCCAGAAGATGCTCACCCAGACGCTGCGCAATCTGGAGCGCGACGGTCTGGTGACGCGCACCGTGACACCGACCGTGCCGGTCACGGTCTCCTACGAGCTGACGGAGCTCGGCCTGTCGTTGCAGCAGATGATCCGGGGTCTGAAGCGCTGGGCTGAGGTGCACATGGACGATGTGGTCGCCAACCGTGAGTCGTACGACCACGCGAAGTAA
- a CDS encoding methyl-accepting chemotaxis protein, whose protein sequence is MSTFTTAPVEGHSPGGRGFSPGRWFGDLQLRTKILALVGVALILTLAVGFIGSTAVTNVQDEARVAGVDTANQVNLAKDATTYQARYRRFVLQMGLAYTQENTDAAKAGMEKNAAGVVTALNTLNDQDPTPAQQQLINDILDLTKQLDTIYQAQIAPLSESTDLLSGAQYRKLGDLVNGEFGTAADEALAQTTSLAANYGDEMKAAVAHGQATAKSATRNVLICAGLGALLLVSFGYWMARRIVGSVALIRDAVDALATGDLTHSVTVDSRDEIGQMARSLNTAQVSLRQAMQEITSTSTTLAGSAEELSAVSAQLAVNADAATAQATALGATSAQVSSNVQTVAAGTEEMSASIREIAQSSSEAVRVAGSAVSKAAMAGETVGKLGASSIEIGNVVKVITSIAEQTNLLALNATIEAARAGEAGKGFAVVAEEVKQLAHETARATEDISSRVNAIQSDTQDAVTAIHHITEIIEDINAFQTTIASAVEEQTATTNEISRTVSEAAGGSARIADDVRAVAEATVSSGHSIADARQAASELANMSTNLQNLMGRFKS, encoded by the coding sequence TTGTCCACATTCACCACGGCACCGGTTGAAGGTCACTCCCCGGGAGGCCGTGGGTTCTCGCCCGGCCGGTGGTTCGGGGACCTGCAGCTGCGGACCAAGATTCTCGCCCTGGTCGGGGTGGCCCTGATCCTGACTTTGGCGGTCGGTTTCATCGGCTCGACGGCCGTGACGAACGTGCAGGACGAGGCCCGCGTCGCCGGTGTGGACACCGCCAACCAGGTGAATCTGGCGAAGGACGCAACTACCTACCAGGCCCGGTACCGGCGGTTCGTCCTGCAGATGGGGCTCGCCTACACGCAGGAGAACACCGACGCGGCCAAAGCCGGCATGGAGAAGAACGCCGCCGGCGTCGTCACGGCGCTGAACACGCTGAACGACCAGGATCCCACCCCCGCCCAGCAACAGCTGATCAACGACATCCTGGACCTGACGAAGCAGCTCGACACGATCTACCAGGCTCAGATCGCGCCGCTGTCCGAGAGCACGGATCTCCTTTCCGGGGCTCAATACCGCAAGCTCGGCGATCTCGTGAACGGAGAGTTCGGCACCGCTGCCGACGAGGCGCTCGCCCAGACCACCAGCCTCGCGGCGAACTACGGCGACGAGATGAAGGCAGCCGTGGCCCACGGGCAGGCCACCGCGAAATCCGCCACACGTAACGTCCTGATCTGCGCTGGTCTCGGAGCCCTGCTGCTGGTGTCGTTCGGCTACTGGATGGCCCGCCGGATCGTCGGTTCCGTGGCCCTGATCCGCGACGCCGTCGACGCCCTCGCCACCGGCGACCTGACCCACAGCGTCACGGTCGACAGCCGCGACGAGATCGGCCAGATGGCCCGCTCGCTCAACACCGCACAGGTGTCGTTACGCCAGGCCATGCAGGAGATCACCAGCACCTCCACCACGCTGGCCGGTAGCGCCGAGGAACTGTCGGCCGTCTCCGCGCAGCTCGCCGTCAACGCCGACGCTGCCACCGCCCAGGCGACCGCCCTGGGCGCCACCTCGGCGCAGGTGTCCAGCAACGTGCAGACCGTCGCAGCCGGCACCGAGGAGATGTCGGCCAGCATCCGCGAGATCGCGCAGTCGTCCTCCGAGGCGGTGCGCGTGGCCGGGTCCGCCGTGTCCAAGGCCGCCATGGCCGGCGAGACCGTCGGCAAACTGGGTGCGTCGAGCATCGAGATCGGCAACGTGGTCAAGGTGATCACGTCGATCGCCGAGCAGACCAACCTGCTCGCCCTGAACGCGACGATCGAGGCCGCCCGGGCCGGTGAGGCCGGTAAGGGCTTCGCCGTCGTCGCCGAGGAGGTCAAGCAACTGGCCCACGAGACCGCCCGGGCCACCGAGGACATCTCCAGCCGGGTCAACGCGATCCAGAGCGACACCCAGGACGCGGTCACCGCCATTCACCACATCACCGAGATCATCGAAGACATCAATGCCTTCCAGACCACCATCGCCTCGGCGGTGGAGGAACAGACCGCCACCACGAACGAGATCTCCCGCACGGTCAGCGAGGCCGCCGGTGGATCGGCCCGCATCGCCGATGACGTCCGCGCGGTCGCCGAGGCCACCGTGTCGTCCGGTCACAGCATCGCCGACGCCCGGCAGGCCGCCTCGGAACTGGCGAACATGTCCACGAACCTGCAGAACCTGATGGGGCGCTTCAAGTCCTGA